In a genomic window of Corynebacterium choanae:
- a CDS encoding CsbD family protein: MGDIENKFDEVGGKVKEGLGKATDNNQLEAEGKADQVKAEVKKVVDKAEDVAKDAIDKAEEVAKDVVGKVQEVLHKDHHTK, translated from the coding sequence ATGGGTGATATTGAAAACAAGTTTGACGAAGTTGGCGGCAAGGTGAAAGAAGGCCTTGGCAAAGCAACCGATAACAACCAGCTGGAAGCAGAAGGCAAAGCCGATCAGGTGAAAGCTGAAGTGAAGAAGGTGGTCGACAAGGCTGAAGATGTCGCCAAAGATGCCATCGACAAAGCTGAGGAAGTAGCCAAGGATGTGGTTGGCAAGGTGCAGGAAGTCCTGCACAAAGACCATCACACCAAGTAG
- a CDS encoding MMPL family transporter: MAHWLYQLGRFSYRRKWTVIVAWVLLLAGVGGASAAFEKGFNDVFSIPGTPSEDASYLVEKNFPEQKNPLLVAGVTVVFAAPDGHRLDEPTYFEAVDAVVHRLEQVPGFVPDQRFGNPVLVNPALRKTIIEQETSMGLPRETAEADAANIAVLSPDGRIGFTSFELDAPNSMAVTDEQRAAIRDAMNYGRDAGLIVETGGSGFGDPIEIRSTSEAIGLAVAFIVLIFTFGSVVAAGLPLVTAVVGIGLGSLSIVLATAVVDLNNVTPVLAVMLGLAVGIDYALFIVSRFRTEYRKYPRDVAVGIACGTAGSAVVFAGLTVIIALAALALVRIPFLTYMGLAAAFTVAIAVAVALTLLPALIGLCGKFVFGVKIPGIAGNPRPRDLDGDETDEQAQAREDARVKKGQRWARFVHRYPALVMAFVVLGLGALSLPALDLEMALPSDSTQETTTTQRRSADLLAEGFGPGVNAPFLVVVDAHGVDTQAPAIAPLVDGAIEAGIAANAPLSSTQVTQAAAGFAFARVLQLFGTNPDVQHIQIIGISTDGMAAQMLLTPRTGPADPETTTVLGSLRYAQEELVKTTGVRMGITGLTPIQADITETLANAMPAYLGVVVGLAILLLLIVFRSVMVPLIAGLGFLLSVGAAFGLTVLFWQEGLWGVVNTPAPIISFMPIFLIGVTFGLAMDYQVFLVSRMREHYAATKDRPRSNPAYNAVEESVIEGFSMGSRVVTAAALIMISVFVAFISQPLPFIKIFGFALAVGVFCDAFLVRMGLVPATMFLLGRATWWIPKWLDRLLPRIDIEGEALAHTFETLRKAQDSTADRELKESQARGRRKWARRNASSAADTL, from the coding sequence ATGGCGCACTGGTTATATCAGTTGGGCCGGTTTTCGTACCGCCGCAAATGGACGGTGATCGTCGCCTGGGTGCTGCTGCTGGCTGGGGTTGGCGGCGCATCGGCTGCGTTTGAAAAAGGGTTCAATGATGTGTTCTCTATTCCGGGAACACCATCGGAGGACGCCTCCTATCTGGTGGAGAAAAATTTCCCCGAACAGAAAAATCCGCTGCTGGTTGCCGGGGTGACTGTAGTATTTGCAGCCCCTGATGGGCATCGGCTGGATGAGCCCACCTATTTTGAGGCGGTCGACGCTGTTGTGCACCGTCTCGAGCAGGTGCCCGGATTTGTTCCTGATCAGCGTTTCGGCAATCCGGTGCTGGTTAATCCCGCATTGCGGAAAACCATCATTGAGCAGGAAACATCGATGGGACTGCCGCGGGAAACCGCGGAAGCCGATGCGGCGAATATTGCGGTGTTAAGCCCGGATGGGCGTATCGGGTTCACCAGTTTCGAGCTGGATGCGCCGAATTCTATGGCGGTGACCGACGAGCAGCGGGCAGCGATTCGTGACGCGATGAATTATGGCCGGGATGCTGGTCTTATCGTGGAAACCGGCGGCTCCGGGTTTGGTGATCCGATCGAGATTCGTTCCACCTCTGAAGCGATCGGTTTGGCGGTTGCGTTTATTGTGTTGATCTTCACCTTCGGTTCGGTGGTGGCGGCAGGGTTGCCGCTGGTGACTGCGGTGGTCGGCATCGGCTTGGGTTCGCTGTCGATTGTGTTGGCGACAGCGGTGGTGGATTTAAACAATGTCACCCCGGTGTTGGCGGTCATGCTAGGGCTAGCTGTCGGTATTGACTATGCGCTGTTTATTGTGTCTCGTTTCCGCACGGAATATCGGAAATATCCGCGTGATGTGGCTGTGGGTATTGCCTGCGGCACCGCTGGTTCAGCGGTGGTGTTTGCCGGATTGACGGTGATCATTGCGCTGGCAGCACTGGCGCTGGTACGGATCCCGTTTTTGACCTATATGGGGTTGGCGGCAGCATTTACGGTGGCGATTGCGGTCGCGGTGGCGTTGACGCTGCTGCCGGCGCTGATCGGGCTGTGCGGCAAGTTTGTGTTCGGGGTGAAAATCCCTGGTATTGCCGGTAATCCGCGGCCGCGGGATTTGGACGGTGATGAAACCGATGAGCAGGCGCAGGCGCGGGAAGATGCCCGGGTGAAAAAGGGGCAGCGCTGGGCACGGTTTGTGCACCGCTATCCGGCACTGGTGATGGCATTTGTTGTTTTAGGATTAGGCGCATTATCGCTGCCAGCCCTCGATCTGGAGATGGCTTTGCCGTCGGATTCCACCCAGGAAACCACCACCACTCAGCGGCGCAGCGCCGACTTGTTGGCGGAAGGGTTCGGACCTGGGGTCAACGCCCCCTTCCTAGTGGTGGTTGATGCCCACGGGGTGGATACACAGGCACCAGCTATTGCCCCACTGGTGGATGGGGCGATCGAGGCCGGGATCGCGGCGAATGCGCCGCTGAGCTCTACACAGGTAACCCAGGCTGCTGCCGGGTTTGCGTTTGCCCGTGTGCTGCAACTTTTTGGCACTAATCCGGATGTGCAACATATCCAAATTATTGGGATATCTACCGATGGGATGGCGGCACAGATGCTGCTGACGCCACGGACTGGTCCTGCCGACCCGGAGACCACCACAGTGTTGGGGTCGTTGCGCTATGCGCAAGAAGAGCTGGTGAAAACCACCGGTGTCCGCATGGGTATTACTGGCCTCACCCCTATTCAGGCCGATATCACCGAAACCCTCGCGAATGCGATGCCAGCCTATTTAGGGGTTGTTGTGGGGTTGGCGATTTTGCTGCTGCTCATTGTGTTCCGGTCGGTGATGGTGCCGCTGATTGCAGGCCTTGGATTTTTGCTCAGCGTCGGTGCCGCTTTTGGGCTCACAGTGCTGTTTTGGCAGGAAGGCCTGTGGGGTGTGGTGAACACTCCTGCCCCAATTATTTCCTTCATGCCGATTTTCCTCATCGGGGTGACGTTCGGCTTGGCGATGGACTATCAGGTGTTCCTGGTATCCCGGATGCGGGAGCATTATGCGGCAACGAAAGATCGGCCGCGCAGCAATCCGGCCTACAATGCGGTCGAAGAGTCCGTGATCGAAGGGTTCTCCATGGGGTCGCGGGTGGTGACCGCTGCCGCGTTGATTATGATCAGCGTGTTCGTGGCGTTTATCTCCCAGCCGCTGCCGTTTATCAAAATTTTCGGTTTCGCCCTGGCTGTGGGCGTGTTTTGTGACGCGTTCCTGGTGCGCATGGGGTTGGTGCCGGCAACAATGTTTTTGCTGGGCCGGGCAACGTGGTGGATTCCAAAATGGTTGGATCGTCTTCTGCCGCGGATCGATATTGAAGGTGAGGCGCTGGCGCACACCTTTGAGACGCTGCGCAAAGCACAGGATTCCACGGCCGACCGGGAGTTGAAAGAGTCACAGGCTCGTGGCCGTCGCAAGTGGGCGCGGCGCAACGCATCGTCGGCGGCAGACACCCTCTAG